The Leptospira bouyouniensis DNA window ACTAGGTGGACCAGATCCTTATAGTGCTTCGAAAGGTGCTGCGGAACTTGCAATTAAATCACATATAAAATCTTTTTTTCCTAAACACTCAAGTCAGGTACGCATAGTATCGGCAAGAGCTGGGAATGTGATTGGTGGAGGGGATTGGTCAGAGGATAGGATCATACCTGACTGCGTAAAAGCTTGGTCCAGCAATCAATCTGTAGATTTAAGAAATCCAAATGCAACTCGGCCTTGGCAACATGTATTAGAACCACTAAGTGGGTATCTAACATTAGCTGTTAAGTTAGTGGAGAATCCAGATTTACATGGAGAACCTTTTAATTTTGGTCCTCTTGCCAATCAAAACCATAGTGTATTAGAACTTGTGGAGAAGATGTCTGAATATTGGGATTTGGTTAAATGGCGAGATATATCCAAGGAAAAAACAGGTCCCTATGAGTCAGGATTACTCAAACTAAACTGTGACAAAGCATTAGCTCTATTGAAGTGGACCGCAGTATTGGGATTTGAAGAAACAGTAAAACTTACTTCGGAATGGTACAAATCGTATTATAGTCATCCAAATGATATTTTACAGACAACTTTGGATCAAATCAAACACTACCAATCATTTGCAAAGAATAAAGGATTGGAATGGGCATCGTGAGTCTTTCTGCTATTAAAGTCACACAAATAAGAGAGATCCCGACTCCAGGTGGGAATGTACTTCACGCTTTAAAAGGCAGTGAAGATTCTTTTCAAGGTTTTGGGGAAGCTTATTTTTCATGGATTGAATCTGGTTATATCAAAGCTTGGAAAAAACATAACAAAATGGTGATGAATTTAATTGTACCAGTGGGGAATGTTAAATTCGTTTTCTTTGATTCTGAACATAATTTATTTTCAGAATTCATAATCGGAGAATCCAATTATTCTAGGATCACTGTACCAAGTGGATTGTGGTTTGGATTTCAGGGAATGAACTCTCCCAAAAACTTGATCTTGAATATTTCCAGTATTCTGCATGATCCGAATGAAGCCGACAGATTAGAACTATCAATGATAAAGTATGATTGGGGAGTGGTATGAAAGTAATCATTTTAGCAGGTGGATTTGGAACAAGGTTATCAGAATATACTGATGTAATTCCTAAACCCATGGTTCCAATTGGTGGAAAACCGATTTTATGGCATATTATGAATCATTATGCAAAATTTAATCATAAAGATTTTTATCTGGCACTTGGATACAAAGCAGAAGTTGTAAAAGATTATTTTTTGAACTATCGATCCTTAAATTCTGATTTTACGATCGATCTATCATCTGGTAATATCAACCCCCATCAACATGATACTGTCGATTGGAAAGTTACTTTGGTGAATACTGGTGATCTATCGATGACCGGTGGGCGTGTCAAACGTATGCAAAAATTTATTGGGAATGAAACTTGTATGTTAACATATGGAGATGGAGTTTCCAATATAGATTTAGACAAACTATTAAGTTTCCATAAAAGTCATGGTAAAATGATTACTGTGTCTGCCGTACGGCCTTCTGCACGTTTTGGTGAATTAGAAATGGAAGGTTCCCTCGTGAAAAGTTTCCAAGAAAAACCACAGTTGCACCAAGGATGGATCAATGGAGGGTTTTTTATATTTGAACCTTCTTTTTTTGATTTTATCGAAGGTGATGCAACCTTGTTAGAGCGTGAGCCATTGGAGCGTGCCACAAAGGCAGGGCAACTTATGGCATATCATCATGAAGGATTTTGGCATTGTATGGATACAAAAAGAGATCATGAATTATTGGAATCTCTCTGGGCAAAAGGAGCCCCTTGGGTAATATAGATTGAGAAAAGTTTTAATCACAGGCGGATTTGGATTCTTAGGTGGTAGAATTGCAGATCATCTTGGCAATCAAGGATTTGAGGTTTCTTTGGGTTCAAGGACAAGTAAGTTAGTTCCCAGCGGTTTCAACAATTGTAAATCTGTTATCACAAATTGGGATGATACCAATGAACTAAGAGATGTTTGTTCTGATCAAGATGTGATCATCCATACAGCGGGGATGAGTGCAGAAGATTGTGCAAAAGATCCGATAGCTTCTTTTGAGTTTAATTGTATTGGTACTATGAAGTTACTAAAAGCATGTAAATCCAATGAACGAAAAAAATTTATTTATTTGTCAACCGCTCATGTTTATGGAAGCCCATTGGTTGGTAAA harbors:
- the rfbF gene encoding glucose-1-phosphate cytidylyltransferase, with product MKVIILAGGFGTRLSEYTDVIPKPMVPIGGKPILWHIMNHYAKFNHKDFYLALGYKAEVVKDYFLNYRSLNSDFTIDLSSGNINPHQHDTVDWKVTLVNTGDLSMTGGRVKRMQKFIGNETCMLTYGDGVSNIDLDKLLSFHKSHGKMITVSAVRPSARFGELEMEGSLVKSFQEKPQLHQGWINGGFFIFEPSFFDFIEGDATLLEREPLERATKAGQLMAYHHEGFWHCMDTKRDHELLESLWAKGAPWVI
- the rfbG gene encoding CDP-glucose 4,6-dehydratase, which translates into the protein MSLDSYFKNKKVLVTGHTGFKGSWLITWLKLMGAEVSGISLDPLSSPSHFEVGNMKKSIRDLRIDIRDSVSIEKAILEIKPDFVFHLAAQALVRKSYLNPLETWETNVMGTLNVLEALRKYDSPCSCVIITSDKCYDNVEWIWGYRENDVLGGPDPYSASKGAAELAIKSHIKSFFPKHSSQVRIVSARAGNVIGGGDWSEDRIIPDCVKAWSSNQSVDLRNPNATRPWQHVLEPLSGYLTLAVKLVENPDLHGEPFNFGPLANQNHSVLELVEKMSEYWDLVKWRDISKEKTGPYESGLLKLNCDKALALLKWTAVLGFEETVKLTSEWYKSYYSHPNDILQTTLDQIKHYQSFAKNKGLEWAS
- a CDS encoding dTDP-4-dehydrorhamnose 3,5-epimerase; the protein is MGIVSLSAIKVTQIREIPTPGGNVLHALKGSEDSFQGFGEAYFSWIESGYIKAWKKHNKMVMNLIVPVGNVKFVFFDSEHNLFSEFIIGESNYSRITVPSGLWFGFQGMNSPKNLILNISSILHDPNEADRLELSMIKYDWGVV